One Mycolicibacterium doricum genomic window, GAGCCGACGACCGGCCTCGATCCCCGCAGCCGACGCGACGTCTGGAACCTGGTCTCATCGATGGCGGCCCAGGACATCACCGTGCTGCTGACGACGCAGTACCTCGAAGAGGCCGACATCCTCAGCGATTCGGTGGTGATCCTAAATGCCGGGAGGATCGTCGCCAGCGGCACCGCCGATGAACTCAAGCAGCAAACCGGTGTCAGCTATTGCCAGATGACCGCGAGAAGTCCTGAGGAGGTGCCCCGCATCGCCGCGGCGCTGGCCGACTTCGCCGAGGTGGAGGTCGATTCCGGCACCAGCAGTGTCTCCGTACCCGCGGCGCACGGCGTGGCGACCCTCTCCGAAGTGTTCAGACGGCTCAGTGACCTGGACATCGAGTTGCTCGACATCTCACTTCGCCGACCGTCACTCGATGAGGTGTTCCTCCATCTGACCACCCCGGCGTCGTTGAAGTGACGGCAATCGCGCTCCTGACGCGCCGCACACTGCTGCGCGGTCGAGTGGATCTGGTGTTCGCGGTGCTCATGCCGATCTTCGTGTTGGCGGGCCTGACGCTCCTGCTGCGCGATGTCATCACAACCGGCCAGATGAGCTACACGCAATACGTGTTGCCGGCGGTGGTCGTTCAGGCGATGTTGTTCGGTGCGCTGACCACAACCGATCGGGCAGCGTGGGACGCGATCAGCGGCCTGAGCACGCGGATGCGCACATTGCCGATCTCGCCTTATGCGATGTTGACGGCGAGGATGGTTTACTGCCTGATCCGCGGCGGGCTGGCGGTGTTGGCGTCGGTTCTGGCCGCGTACTGTTTCGGATTCCGCTTCACCACCGGGTACGGCTACGGTGCCGCGTTCGTCTTGATGGCGTTGACGCTGACCTTGGGGTTGTCGCTCGGTGCGGACGCGACCGGCACGAAGGCCGCCCGGACCGAGGTGGCCAGCCAACTGCTTCTGGTCCCCCAACTGCTTCTCGTCCTGTTGTCGACCGGGCTGGCGCCGCTCGACGCGTTCCCCTCGTGGCTCCAGGGCTTCGTGCTCTACCAGCCGGTCTCACAGATCACCGAGGCGATGCGCGGTTTCACCATCGGTCAGGTCGAGCCGGGCACCCTCGGGGTCAGCGTGGCATGGTGCATCGGTCTGCTGGTGGTGTTGGGCACGATCGCCGTCCGGGTGCAGGGACGGACACCGTGACCTCCACGTCGGAACACCAGCACTCGCTGCTGACCGAGAGTTGGGTCTTCGCCAGCCGGCTTTTCATCCAGTGGCGTCGCTACCCGATGGTGCCGCTGCAGGCCTTGCTGTTTCCAACCTTGTTGCTGGTCATCTACGGCGCGCTGGTGGGCAAGTCGATGGTTCGCATCACCGGTAGTAGCGGGTTGAACGAGCTGATCCCGGTGTGCACGCTGGCCGGGGCCATGGCGGGCGCTGTCGGCGCCGGCCTCATGGTGCCCTGGGACCGCGACAGCGGTCTGCTCACCCGCATGTGGATCATGCCGGTGCACCGGACGGCACCGTTGACCGGTGCGCTGCTTGCCGAAGCCCTGCGCACGTTCGTGGCATCGGCGGTCGTCGTCGTGGCCGGATATGTGATGGGCTTCCGGTTCTCCGGGGGCTGGCCGGAGCTGCTCGGATATCTGCTGATCCCGGTCATCGTGGTGGTCGTCTTCGCGATGGTGGTGATCACCCTCGCTCTGCGGCCACAGGGCCGGATCATTCTGACGTGGGTCCAGACGATCTCTGTGGGTTTGGCGTTCGGGACGCTCGCGCCCCCTGAAAGAGTTCCGGCTGTCCTGCGGCCGCTGGCGGAATTACAGCCCCTCGCAGCGCCCGCCGCGACCATGCGTGCGCTGGCCGCTGGAGGCGACGTGACACGCCCGATGCTGCTGACGGCGTTGTGGGCCACCGTCATCGCGGCCGTGTTCGTACCGCTCACCGTCCGGGGATATCGGAGCGCGGTCGAGGGCGGCAAGGTGGACAGCTGAGAGGCTCCGGAAGCTGAGTTGCATATCTTTGGTTGCGCCCGTGGGGACGTCCGCGGGTTGTACGGTCGCTTTGTCCCGCGGTTGGCGACGGCCACCATCCACGAATCAGGGCATCGATGAGGCACACCAGTAAACGCACGATACGGATAGTTTTCACTGTCACGTTCGTGTGGAACGCGTACAAGAACGAGAATTTCACGTCCGCCCCAGAGGCGGTGGCGTGGCTGAAGTCGCGGATCGGCGATCGCTTCCCCGGTGA contains:
- a CDS encoding ABC transporter permease, with amino-acid sequence MTSTSEHQHSLLTESWVFASRLFIQWRRYPMVPLQALLFPTLLLVIYGALVGKSMVRITGSSGLNELIPVCTLAGAMAGAVGAGLMVPWDRDSGLLTRMWIMPVHRTAPLTGALLAEALRTFVASAVVVVAGYVMGFRFSGGWPELLGYLLIPVIVVVVFAMVVITLALRPQGRIILTWVQTISVGLAFGTLAPPERVPAVLRPLAELQPLAAPAATMRALAAGGDVTRPMLLTALWATVIAAVFVPLTVRGYRSAVEGGKVDS
- a CDS encoding ABC transporter permease, whose amino-acid sequence is MTAIALLTRRTLLRGRVDLVFAVLMPIFVLAGLTLLLRDVITTGQMSYTQYVLPAVVVQAMLFGALTTTDRAAWDAISGLSTRMRTLPISPYAMLTARMVYCLIRGGLAVLASVLAAYCFGFRFTTGYGYGAAFVLMALTLTLGLSLGADATGTKAARTEVASQLLLVPQLLLVLLSTGLAPLDAFPSWLQGFVLYQPVSQITEAMRGFTIGQVEPGTLGVSVAWCIGLLVVLGTIAVRVQGRTP